The DNA sequence TCTACGGTATTTAAAGAAAAAAGTCTTCCCGTTTTATAAACCTTAAGGCTACTAAAAACTCCTATTTTATAAAATAGCAGGTGAAAACGGTTTTTTTGAACAAGAGGATTGCCGAAAAACAAAATCTATTGTTTAATTTAAAACTGCTGCATTAATTCATTGACTTCGTTCATCAACTTCGATAAGGAATCAAGCTTATCTATAAAGTCCAGATAATATTCCGATTTTTCAGAAACCATCCTAATTGCTTTCTGACTGGTTCTCACGTTCTCTTCCTGGTTCATAGCCGCAGTGTGAATTTGCTTTAAATTTTCATCTAATTCATAAGTTAGATCTAAAGTACGGGTTTTAATCTTCTCGTATTCATCTAAAGAAGGAATACTACGGACGACAATACTTTGTATTTCTGAATGTTTATTTACAAGATCTTCGAATTTTAAACTTATCCTGGATGTTGAAGATTGTCCCCTATCGACCAGTACTAGAGAATTTTGGATACTATCTGTTATTACCTTTGTATAACTACTTGAACTCTGGGCCAGTTTACCTACCTCATCAGCCACGATAGTAAAACCCTTTCCGCTTTCCCCTGCCCTCGCTGCTTCAATAGAAGCATTCAGGGCTAAGAGATTGGTTCTGGAAGCAATATTTTTCATGATAGAAATCACTTTAGAAACTTCTTTTGAAGATTCTTTTAGCTGATCCATTACCTGATTTGTATGACTTACAATTTCCTGCCCGCCAGTTATAATCTGCTTAATTTGCTTTCCCTTGTCATCTATATAAATGAAATTATGCTTAATCTCCTGAAATTTATCACTTAAGGACTCTACAATTTTTAAAGTTTCTTCATTTACTTTTCCCTGTTTTTCTGTTAGGTTACTGATAACAAGAGATGCTCTTGCAACTTCTTCAATACTGGACAAGGAATTACCTAAAAGTATTTTATAATCTTTTGATATTTCATTAAATTTAACCGTAGATTCCAGAAGTACTTCTTTAATCGTAAACATTTTTTGAATTATACCTGTAATTTTATCAGTTAAAAGTTTCTTTTCTTCTATTTCAGTTTTCAACTTTCCTGTCTCTTTTGACTCGGCATAAGAATCAATATACTCCAATGAAAAACCCCAGACCGGAACTACAAACTGAAAGGTTTTTAAAATATGAGCAATATTAAAATAATTATTAAATAAAGTGCTTCCTCCAAAACCCATGTATATCTGCGACATGAATGCCGGAATCATACTCACGAATATAGAAAAAGATAAAATATCTTTTCGCTGTTTATATATATTATAAAGTAGTACTAAAATTACAATATAAGGTAAAGATAAAATAAGGTCATAAGGTCTGGGAAAAATAAATTCTTCCGGTTTGAAAACAGAGCGGGGAAGACTGGAAGAAAACATATTGTAAGCCATTAGAAAAAAGGCAATCACCGCCATAAGAATATTTAGAATAAGTAATCGATTTCCACTTTTTTCTTTATTTTTATAGTATAATGCGATGACTAACAACAATGATATAGCATTAAATGCTCTGGAAATTGACCAGGTCAAAGGTAAAGCATTTAAAGGATCACTACAGGTTATGGACTTATTAGATACAAGTGTATGAAAAACATCAATTAATCCAGACCAGGCCCAGGCAATTCCAATAGCAGGAGCGATAGAATCCCTTTTTATGTAGTAATGCACAAAAGACTGAACCATAACACTCAGGGCTATTACCGCACCACTAATTTCGAGTATAGTGTGAATAAAGCTTCCCTTTAGAGCTAAAAGAAGCACAGGAATGATTTCTTTTGAATTTAAGCCGGAGAGGTCCTGGCTATTAATTGTTCGGTTAGGTGTCCCTATATCCAGTCCGAATAAAGATAAAAACAACCAGATAAATGTAAAAGATAAAGTAATATAAAGAATACTATTTTTTTTAAAAAGATAAAACATAAACCCTCTCATTCGTTCGGACGCTCTACAAATACCCAATACGATTAATATATAAGCTCTAAACCGACAATGTCAATAGTAGTGCAATTTTTATACCATTACAATTTTAGCTTATAATTTTTCAATAAAAAGAATGGAGGACTCTACATAAACTTGGTTTTCTGTAAAGCTAAAAGTATAATTTGGAATAGAAAGAGATTTTTATTCACCTAATGAACTAAGCTCAGGGAAAGAGTGAAACAAGGTTTGGCCGTTTTCAAAAAACTGTAAAAGCTTTTAAAGGGATTATTCATATTATTTATTCACATAAAGATGGAAGCAAAAGAAAAGGCAGGTTTAACAGTCTAAATTTAAAAGTCTTAAACTTAAATGGCAATATAGCTTTTTTAGTTTGGGTTTAGTTTCATTTTCTAAAAGTTTATTTAAAAAATTCCAAGAAAGATTTGCAATAAAAAAAGAGATTTCCATTCTTAGACAGATAAAAGATTACAGGTTACAAATTGAAAAAGAAAATTTACATTTCAAGTATTCTATTTTTCATTGTTCTAGTTATGGGTATGTTTCAATACATCAGGAATCTTCAGGACAAAATGCTATTCTATCCTGAAAAGCTAGAACCTGACTATTCTTTTCATTTTTCAAGACCTCATGAGGAAGTTTTTCTAAAAGCCGAAGATGGCACAAGGCTTCACGGTCTTCTATTTCCCAAGAAAGATACAGATAAGGTAATACTATACTTTCATGGAAATGCAGGAAGTCTGAGATCCTGGGGAGAAATTTCCGAGCTATTTGCCCCTTACCCCTATTCCTTTTTAATCATAGACTACAGAGGTTACGGAAAAAGTGAAGGAAATATAAATTCTGAAGAAGTGTTAGTTCAAGATGCTTCAGTATTTTATAATTATCTTATAAATACATATAAACCTGAACATATTATCATTTACGGACGATCTTTAGGTACAGTTCCCGCTTCTTTTTTACTCTCTCAAAAAGAAGTCAGCTTTGGTATCCTTGAAACTCCTCTCTACGACTATGCTTCCATAGCTAAACGATTCGTCCCCTTAGCACCCACATTCCTTTTGAAATACAAATTTCCTATCCATCAATGGTTAAAGAAAGCAAAATCTCCTGTTCATATTTTTCATGGAACTTCAGATGAAGTTATTCCCTATGACCTTTCTTTACGTTTAAAATCTGTATTAAAACCGGAAGATACTTTTACTACAATCGAAGGGGGCGGACATAATAACCTTTCCCTTTTTTCTGAATTCAGAGAAGGAATAGATAAGCTATTTAAAAAATAATAAATTGTTTAGCTTTCAAGAATATTATAATCTTTGTAGGTTTTGAAATTGTAGGAAAAAGTTTGCCTTAAGCTTTCCGGCACGACTTCTTTACTCTTTAGCTCCCTATCGAACATTCTTCGTTTAGATATATACTTTTCACTCAAAGGAATTTCCAGCTTGGCAATGGTTTCTTTATATTTATCACTGGAATAAAGACTGAATGAATGCCTGTCAATCCCCGATTGATCCAGAAGTATTCCTACCATAGTCAGGCCCATCCCGGCACCTTCCGTATTGTCTCCGTACTCCATAAAAAAATCAATGAGATTAGAAAAACTGGTAGCCTTACGAAACTTGTCCCGAATCCTTTCTTCTTCTATATTTAAGAGAGGAAAGTTATTCTTTACTTTGATGTTTAATACATCTGCTGAATAGTAGTAGGTAGCCGTAACGGGTAAATTATGCTTTTTAAAGTCATCTTTAAATTGTACAATCTTATCTTCTGAAAGATTATCCTTAAACTGTTTTAGCCCTTTTTCATAATCAATCGGATCATTAATATCAAGGCCAAGGTTGAGGTATAAAACTCGTTTCAGGTTGGCTTTCGTAGCATTAATCACCAATTCTTTGGCTGAAGTATAGCCAATTTCCATGAGATCCATTCTATCAAATTTCTCCAGAACGGCCTGTGTCATTTTTTTTATTACATGTTCTCCGTAATCTGAAAGAAAATACGTTTTAAAAGAGATAGTTTTACAATTATCTACTGCATTTTTTAGAATGTCATCAAGTTCCTGATCGGTCTTTTTCAAGTATAATCACTTCCGTTCGTTACTTTTCCGATTAAGATAAACCCCTAAATAACTGAGTCAAGTAATTAACCGGTAGAAATATAATTTTTAGTAAATTTATTTCACTTATAAAACTCAACACTTTTTAAAACTCCGGGATGACAATCCGTACGGTAATTTCCCTGAAATTCTCCAAGACC is a window from the Leptospiraceae bacterium genome containing:
- a CDS encoding alpha/beta hydrolase — protein: MKKKIYISSILFFIVLVMGMFQYIRNLQDKMLFYPEKLEPDYSFHFSRPHEEVFLKAEDGTRLHGLLFPKKDTDKVILYFHGNAGSLRSWGEISELFAPYPYSFLIIDYRGYGKSEGNINSEEVLVQDASVFYNYLINTYKPEHIIIYGRSLGTVPASFLLSQKEVSFGILETPLYDYASIAKRFVPLAPTFLLKYKFPIHQWLKKAKSPVHIFHGTSDEVIPYDLSLRLKSVLKPEDTFTTIEGGGHNNLSLFSEFREGIDKLFKK